A region of Candidatus Zixiibacteriota bacterium DNA encodes the following proteins:
- a CDS encoding polysaccharide biosynthesis/export family protein — translation MIFSSKAKLAILLALAVLLPASSRAIAQYKIGPDDILQISFWQKPSLDQTVTVRHDGNITISIVGEIVAAGLAPAELSRKIGERAHYYDPAISQAAVTVLSYNSQKVFINGQVAKPGAYAFEKIPDVWTLIKEAGGVTL, via the coding sequence ATGATATTTTCTTCAAAAGCAAAGTTGGCGATACTCTTAGCCTTGGCGGTCTTGCTGCCCGCGTCGAGTAGAGCCATTGCGCAGTATAAGATCGGCCCGGATGACATACTCCAGATTTCGTTCTGGCAGAAACCGTCACTTGATCAGACTGTCACAGTTCGCCACGATGGCAATATCACGATCTCAATAGTCGGAGAGATTGTGGCTGCCGGGTTGGCTCCTGCTGAGCTGTCCAGGAAGATCGGCGAACGCGCGCACTACTATGACCCAGCGATTTCTCAGGCGGCTGTTACCGTGCTATCATATAACAGTCAGAAAGTCTTCATAAACGGGCAGGTTGCGAAACCGGGTGCTTATGCATTCGAGAAGATTCCTGACGTATGGACTCTTATCAAAGAGGCTGGGGGAGTCACACT